One Vallitalea pronyensis genomic region harbors:
- a CDS encoding extracellular solute-binding protein codes for MLKKLSILLLALVLTLSFVACSSDKSTDDGEKDTTSKTKDAKDLPTVVWYNIGDAPADLPSVNKRLSDLVRDRIGANVEIRHIGYGDYTAKIGTMLAAGDDMDMVFAANWAANFTQNALDGYFVDLNTLKEYMPETIDLVNPALKTGASFDGALYGISTNKEVGWDNYIFIVEEEVAFLDSGDVKVPLTNANKIAADGSATEVTFAEYIVQDRIHAIAPELRIKDFIHPLVNAAVDAYRALGVTVVNGNTNLNDPNYVTVYQASAKTALADIVGGFDAIPEAQNFIGINAFDKNASEYKMLVDTSHPLYEAAKETARSLDTLIKSGDVRVYNTNDTAFNGKDHRFLFETRAAFPYWGVQLTNDYSSEGNTKTISQYSFVPAWTGGSDPGVVTAIPVHSKNKEETAKFIELVNTDQEVRTTVAYGVEGVHWNYVDHTDDITGNSYTAADKLYFERTEKGKSDYAVGVYTQGNFFVLPLQKGEPANKWEVFLANYTPNTTGKLPFEGLNFSASSGFRLDLTSPDMQSAVAAFASEYEKYNLFFLDNADFEEKWAELEALKDDKNAQKLIEEINKQYKEFLANK; via the coding sequence ATGCTAAAAAAATTATCTATCTTGTTACTTGCATTAGTATTAACACTTTCATTTGTTGCATGTAGCTCAGATAAATCAACAGATGACGGAGAAAAAGATACCACAAGTAAAACCAAAGATGCAAAAGACTTGCCAACAGTAGTCTGGTACAATATCGGCGATGCACCAGCAGACTTGCCATCAGTTAACAAACGTCTTAGTGACTTAGTGCGTGACAGAATTGGTGCTAACGTTGAAATTCGTCACATTGGTTACGGTGATTATACTGCTAAGATAGGAACGATGCTAGCAGCCGGTGATGACATGGATATGGTCTTTGCAGCAAACTGGGCAGCAAACTTCACTCAAAATGCACTTGATGGTTATTTTGTTGACTTAAACACACTTAAAGAGTATATGCCTGAAACAATTGACCTTGTCAATCCAGCTCTAAAAACAGGTGCAAGTTTTGATGGTGCTCTTTACGGCATATCTACTAACAAAGAAGTTGGTTGGGATAATTACATATTTATCGTTGAGGAAGAAGTGGCATTTCTTGATTCAGGTGATGTAAAAGTGCCATTGACAAATGCTAACAAAATTGCAGCTGATGGTAGTGCTACAGAAGTTACATTTGCCGAATATATTGTACAAGATCGAATTCATGCAATTGCGCCTGAACTTCGTATCAAAGACTTCATACATCCATTAGTTAATGCAGCAGTTGACGCTTATCGTGCTCTTGGTGTTACAGTTGTTAACGGTAATACAAACTTAAATGATCCTAATTACGTAACCGTTTATCAAGCCAGTGCAAAAACAGCCCTTGCCGATATAGTTGGGGGTTTTGATGCCATTCCAGAAGCTCAGAACTTTATTGGTATTAACGCTTTTGACAAAAATGCATCCGAATACAAAATGCTTGTTGACACATCGCATCCTTTATATGAAGCAGCTAAAGAAACAGCTCGTTCATTAGATACACTCATCAAAAGTGGCGATGTAAGAGTATATAATACCAATGATACAGCGTTTAATGGAAAAGACCACAGATTCTTATTTGAGACGAGAGCAGCATTCCCATATTGGGGTGTACAATTAACAAATGATTACAGTTCTGAGGGAAACACAAAAACAATTAGCCAATACAGTTTTGTTCCTGCATGGACTGGAGGTTCAGATCCAGGGGTTGTAACAGCAATTCCTGTACATTCAAAGAACAAAGAAGAAACCGCTAAATTTATTGAACTTGTTAATACAGATCAAGAAGTTCGTACAACAGTTGCTTACGGTGTAGAAGGCGTACACTGGAACTACGTCGATCATACAGATGACATTACCGGCAATTCATACACAGCAGCAGATAAACTTTACTTTGAAAGAACTGAAAAAGGTAAATCAGACTATGCTGTAGGTGTTTATACACAAGGTAACTTCTTTGTATTACCACTTCAAAAAGGTGAACCTGCTAACAAGTGGGAAGTATTCTTAGCAAATTATACACCAAACACAACAGGCAAACTTCCATTTGAAGGGCTTAACTTCTCAGCGTCTAGCGGATTTAGATTAGATTTAACAAGTCCTGATATGCAAAGTGCTGTTGCAGCCTTCGCTTCAGAGTATGAAAAATACAACCTATTCTTCTTGGATAATGCTGATTTCGAAGAAAAATGGGCAGAATTAGAAGCACTTAAAGATGATAAGAATGCACAAAAGTTGATTGAAGAAATTAATAAACAGTATAAAGAATTTTTAGCGAATAAATAG
- a CDS encoding ABC transporter permease, with translation MNGIKVSTNNKKNKSRAMEWVKHFVRDVRKYIGLLIMALPTIILIFVLKYLPLPGMYLAFVKFRHQGRGFFYNMFHSKFIGLDNFKFLFSGGDTLLMFRNTIGYNIIFIFVGLVVTITVAIMIHEMLGETVKKVFQTFMFLPYFLSWVVISYIALSFLSDSGIINDFLVMIGKEPISFYFEPKYWPFILVVANIWKGIGYGTVVYISALKGIDRSLYEAAAIDGAKKWDQIKYITLPLLKPLVIILTILAVGGILNSDFGLFYHLPKNSGPLFTATHTLDVYVYKTFLVSGNVGLSAATGVFKSVVGFLIVLITNTIVRKIDEEKSLF, from the coding sequence GTGAATGGCATAAAAGTATCCACTAATAACAAAAAAAATAAGTCGCGGGCCATGGAATGGGTTAAGCATTTTGTAAGAGATGTTAGAAAGTACATTGGATTGCTCATTATGGCTTTACCAACAATCATTCTTATATTTGTTCTTAAGTATCTTCCTCTACCAGGTATGTATCTTGCCTTTGTCAAATTCAGACATCAGGGTCGTGGGTTCTTCTATAATATGTTTCATAGTAAGTTTATTGGACTTGATAATTTTAAGTTCCTGTTTTCCGGTGGAGATACGTTGCTGATGTTCAGAAATACCATCGGATACAATATAATTTTTATATTCGTTGGATTGGTTGTTACGATTACGGTGGCAATTATGATACATGAAATGTTAGGCGAAACGGTTAAAAAAGTATTCCAAACATTTATGTTCTTACCCTATTTTCTGTCATGGGTTGTCATCAGTTATATTGCATTATCATTCTTATCAGATTCAGGGATCATTAATGATTTTCTCGTTATGATAGGTAAAGAGCCCATATCCTTTTACTTCGAACCTAAGTATTGGCCATTCATCCTTGTTGTTGCCAACATTTGGAAAGGTATTGGATATGGTACAGTTGTATACATATCAGCCCTTAAAGGCATCGACAGGTCATTATATGAGGCGGCAGCCATTGATGGTGCAAAGAAGTGGGACCAGATTAAGTACATAACCCTGCCTCTTCTTAAACCATTAGTGATTATTTTGACCATTCTAGCTGTGGGTGGTATTCTTAACTCTGATTTTGGTCTTTTTTATCATTTGCCAAAGAACAGTGGACCTCTGTTTACTGCAACACACACTCTGGATGTATACGTATACAAGACATTCCTTGTGTCTGGAAATGTTGGACTATCTGCCGCAACTGGTGTATTCAAGTCAGTCGTCGGTTTCCTAATTGTATTGATTACCAATACCATTGTTAGGAAGATTGATGAAGAAAAATCATTATTCTAA
- a CDS encoding carbohydrate ABC transporter permease, which produces MRKKKYDFNVVAISKRSNIVVSVIIGIIAISCITPYLIAFLISFASKSSIDMYGYQLIPSAFSLESYKILSLFGTEIRNAYLTTIFVVVVGTVLVLLITTTYGYVISRRDFRWSKHLTFYVFLTMLFSAGMVPNYMIITRVLNLKNTVWALIVPALVNPYWIIIAKTFFQMTVPKEIIESAKIDGATEMTIYRKIVMPVSLPVIATIGLFSTIGYWNSWFEAMLYIDVDYLNSLQYLLIRIQANIDFLIKNASLIGPEAQSMVQNLPKQSFMMALMVVSTLPLVLAYPYFQRYIVGGLTIGSVK; this is translated from the coding sequence TTGAGAAAGAAAAAGTATGATTTTAATGTTGTTGCTATTTCAAAAAGATCCAACATCGTCGTCTCTGTGATTATTGGAATCATTGCCATATCTTGTATCACCCCATATCTCATCGCCTTTTTGATATCTTTTGCATCAAAGAGTTCCATTGATATGTATGGATATCAGTTGATTCCGTCCGCCTTTAGCTTAGAGTCCTATAAGATTCTGAGTCTTTTTGGTACGGAGATTAGGAATGCCTATCTGACAACCATTTTTGTTGTTGTTGTAGGGACGGTACTTGTATTGTTGATTACGACCACTTATGGTTACGTCATTTCTAGAAGGGACTTTCGATGGAGTAAACATTTGACCTTTTATGTATTCTTGACCATGCTGTTCAGTGCTGGAATGGTTCCGAATTATATGATTATTACGAGGGTACTTAACCTTAAGAATACAGTATGGGCTCTTATTGTTCCAGCCCTTGTGAATCCCTATTGGATTATCATCGCCAAAACGTTCTTCCAGATGACGGTTCCAAAGGAAATTATAGAAAGTGCCAAAATTGATGGTGCCACTGAGATGACCATTTACCGAAAAATTGTTATGCCTGTATCACTGCCTGTCATTGCAACAATAGGTTTGTTCTCAACGATTGGATACTGGAATAGTTGGTTTGAAGCCATGTTATATATTGATGTGGATTATCTGAATAGCCTTCAATACTTGCTTATTAGGATTCAAGCAAACATTGATTTCTTGATAAAAAATGCTTCATTGATTGGTCCAGAAGCACAGTCAATGGTTCAGAACCTGCCAAAGCAGTCTTTTATGATGGCTTTGATGGTTGTTTCAACGTTACCGCTGGTTCTGGCATACCCATATTTCCAGCGTTACATTGTAGGTGGTTTAACAATCGGTTCTGTTAAGTAG
- a CDS encoding alpha-mannosidase — MPLSKKSDIFYTENKIERFIEKLYHYRFLKKVAIKDFDGLIRKEDDVNPQIPDVGYTKMNIGRKWGDLDEYLWTRFSHDFPEEWRHKKVYATFDIGFSEAGLTIGAETLLYVNGLPYKGVDSNHMEVLLKPELLTSETVFHLRSWSGVPNEYRYDSDGNLFAAKKGPKGAIHTIKAYHVGILDETINSFYYDAFAAMDTIKVIKASNSTESNLLLRALEKAYAVIDDTLELTDVSAYRNELYRAYKVYVEEKSKIKKNANVHVQAVGQTHIDVAWLWRIKHTREKIARSFSTVLRLMEEYPEFIFMQSQPQLFEYLKEDYPTLFEQIKERVNEGRFEIDGAMWLESDCNIPSGESFSRQILYGKKFMKEEFGIESKYLWMPDVFGYSWALPQILKKCDVDTFMTTKMGWNQYNRIPFNSLYWKGIDGTKVMTHLIEDVGFMDMTAETMHNGWEKYKDKDIMDGFLYQFGLGDGGGGPTAKNIEMVKRFDEMPGLPHVAFGKAGDYFTKLNERADNHDGYVHTWDGEFYFELHRGTLTSQAFTKKFNRQLEFKYRDCEILATQAALESHEWRGYDNDTLIKGWKMILLNQFHDIIPGSSIKDVYEDALETYEASQTIVEKEINQALDVLTISSEDVYCVYNSSNFLVDGLVEIDREQQGTFYQNGEKLISYFDGKKYRVQLKELKPMAFTSFQFVAGETCDNESLFNVDGRTIKTPFYVINYDQWGRITSLFDLDNNRHVIREGDVLNKLESFEDKPLAWDAWDIDIYYKEKSKAVSDLRNVEIIENSSLRLVVRFEYKHIHSTIVQDMILYANDRRIDFKTQVDWQQSQRLLRSTFEVDIRSTKASFDIQYGNVERPTHWNTSWDWARFEVVAHKWVDLSDYHYGVALMNDCKYGFDVFDNKIGITLIKSGIMPDPEADLGGHTFTYSLLPHAGTWRDANVEQRSWVLNNPLRALNAVAPSRQLFRFNSESIYVDAVKKCENEDAVILRFHEYKGGSGAFELTSDYGIERFVETNIIEREIGEMTIGDNIHGFIKPYEIKTYKIYFL; from the coding sequence ATGCCTTTAAGTAAGAAAAGTGACATTTTTTATACGGAGAACAAGATTGAAAGATTTATCGAAAAACTATATCACTACCGCTTCTTAAAAAAAGTGGCTATTAAAGACTTTGATGGACTTATTCGAAAAGAGGATGACGTCAACCCACAGATTCCAGATGTGGGATATACGAAGATGAATATAGGCAGAAAATGGGGAGACCTTGATGAATACCTATGGACTAGATTCAGTCATGATTTTCCTGAGGAATGGCGCCATAAAAAAGTGTATGCCACTTTTGATATTGGATTTTCAGAAGCAGGTCTCACCATTGGTGCTGAGACATTACTATATGTAAACGGACTGCCTTATAAAGGGGTAGATTCCAATCATATGGAGGTTCTTTTAAAACCTGAGTTGCTAACTTCTGAAACAGTCTTTCATTTGAGAAGTTGGAGCGGGGTTCCTAATGAGTATCGTTATGATTCTGATGGTAATCTTTTTGCAGCTAAGAAAGGTCCTAAAGGAGCAATCCATACGATTAAAGCCTATCATGTAGGCATCCTTGATGAGACGATAAACAGTTTTTACTATGATGCATTTGCTGCTATGGATACCATTAAAGTAATCAAGGCATCCAATTCAACAGAATCCAATCTCTTGTTAAGAGCTTTGGAAAAAGCATATGCTGTCATAGATGACACGTTGGAACTGACAGATGTATCAGCCTACAGGAATGAATTGTATCGTGCCTATAAGGTGTACGTAGAAGAGAAGTCTAAAATTAAGAAGAACGCTAATGTGCATGTACAAGCTGTTGGTCAAACGCATATTGATGTGGCTTGGTTGTGGCGCATTAAACATACAAGAGAGAAGATTGCTCGATCTTTTTCCACTGTTTTAAGATTAATGGAGGAGTACCCGGAATTTATTTTTATGCAGTCTCAACCGCAGCTTTTTGAGTATCTTAAAGAAGATTATCCTACTCTTTTTGAACAGATTAAAGAGCGTGTCAACGAAGGCAGGTTCGAAATTGATGGCGCTATGTGGCTGGAGAGTGATTGCAATATACCCAGTGGTGAAAGTTTCTCAAGACAGATTCTATATGGGAAAAAGTTCATGAAAGAAGAATTCGGTATTGAGTCGAAATATCTTTGGATGCCTGATGTTTTTGGCTATTCTTGGGCACTGCCACAGATTTTAAAGAAGTGTGATGTCGATACCTTTATGACAACAAAGATGGGTTGGAACCAGTACAACAGAATTCCTTTTAATTCTTTATATTGGAAGGGGATTGACGGAACGAAAGTAATGACGCATCTTATTGAAGATGTAGGATTTATGGATATGACAGCAGAGACCATGCACAACGGCTGGGAAAAATATAAGGATAAAGACATCATGGATGGTTTCTTGTACCAGTTCGGTCTTGGAGATGGTGGAGGAGGTCCTACAGCCAAGAACATTGAGATGGTTAAACGTTTTGATGAGATGCCTGGATTACCTCATGTGGCGTTTGGCAAAGCAGGTGATTATTTTACCAAATTGAATGAGCGTGCAGATAACCATGATGGCTATGTTCACACATGGGATGGTGAATTTTACTTTGAACTTCACAGAGGTACATTGACATCCCAAGCCTTTACAAAGAAATTCAATCGTCAATTAGAGTTTAAGTATCGAGACTGTGAAATTCTTGCCACACAAGCAGCCCTTGAAAGCCATGAGTGGCGCGGATATGATAACGATACATTGATAAAAGGTTGGAAAATGATACTACTCAACCAATTTCATGACATCATTCCAGGGTCCTCAATCAAAGATGTCTATGAAGATGCACTTGAAACGTATGAAGCATCCCAAACCATTGTAGAAAAAGAAATCAATCAGGCCCTAGATGTTCTGACGATTTCATCAGAAGATGTTTATTGTGTGTATAACAGTTCCAATTTTTTAGTAGATGGACTTGTTGAAATTGATAGAGAACAACAAGGTACTTTTTATCAAAATGGAGAGAAGTTGATAAGTTACTTTGATGGTAAAAAATATAGGGTTCAGCTTAAAGAATTGAAACCAATGGCCTTCACATCCTTCCAGTTCGTTGCAGGTGAGACATGTGATAATGAGAGCCTTTTCAACGTGGATGGCAGAACAATTAAGACACCGTTTTATGTCATCAATTATGACCAATGGGGACGTATTACTAGCCTTTTTGATTTGGATAACAATAGGCACGTCATAAGAGAAGGTGACGTTCTCAATAAGCTTGAATCCTTTGAAGATAAACCTTTAGCATGGGATGCATGGGATATTGATATTTATTACAAGGAAAAAAGTAAGGCCGTATCCGATTTAAGAAATGTAGAGATTATTGAAAATAGCAGTCTAAGACTCGTTGTGCGTTTTGAGTATAAGCATATTCATTCTACCATTGTACAAGACATGATCCTTTACGCAAATGATCGTCGCATTGACTTTAAGACTCAAGTGGACTGGCAGCAGTCACAAAGACTACTTAGGTCTACTTTTGAAGTAGATATTCGTAGTACGAAGGCTTCTTTTGATATTCAATATGGCAATGTGGAACGTCCTACCCATTGGAACACATCATGGGACTGGGCAAGATTTGAGGTGGTTGCTCACAAATGGGTTGATCTAAGTGATTATCATTACGGTGTTGCCTTAATGAATGATTGTAAATATGGTTTTGATGTCTTTGACAACAAGATTGGTATAACACTGATTAAGTCAGGTATCATGCCTGATCCAGAAGCAGATCTGGGAGGACACACATTTACGTATTCCTTACTGCCACATGCAGGCACTTGGCGTGATGCAAATGTGGAACAACGTTCATGGGTTTTGAACAATCCACTTAGAGCGCTTAATGCGGTTGCACCATCAAGGCAATTGTTTAGATTTAATTCAGAGAGTATTTATGTGGATGCTGTTAAAAAATGTGAAAATGAAGATGCTGTTATTCTTCGTTTTCATGAGTATAAAGGTGGTTCTGGTGCATTTGAATTGACCAGTGACTATGGGATTGAACGATTCGTCGAAACCAATATCATAGAGCGTGAAATAGGTGAGATGACTATAGGTGATAACATTCATGGTTTCATTAAACCATATGAAATTAAGACTTATAAAATATATTTTTTATAG
- a CDS encoding glycoside hydrolase family 38 N-terminal domain-containing protein, with protein MKKRDDLGHHWQQMVQVYNPERQQKPYWEDRCLQQLKMAGEYVKHMDDRYGDLVEETAVYVNEYMEKHAYVSKEVCEEVEKRLTVLSGPLKGIKVHCVSHAHIDMNWMWGFHETVEVVLATLDTMVNLLEEYPDFTFSQSQASVYRIVERYDQNLLEKIKKYVKEGRFEISASTWVEHDKNMVGSESFARHLLYTRNYLCDTFDMKPEDFTIDFEPDTFGHSAFVPDVLSQAGIKYYYHCRGLNDTYLYKWISPSGASIIGYSEPVWYGNSITTGSFIHIPMLAKEIGINETMFVYGVGDHGGGPSRQDIQRIRDISSWPLMPNLVFSTYKNFFDAVAEREPYLPVVEGEINPLFTGCYTSTSRIKMANKYGEKSLMSTEFAATMANQINEHPYDFKGLESSWEKHLFNQFHDILPGCGINFTLEHALGNFQEILAVNNVIKRKALEAIASNIDTRHIRHETAETGTAESAGFGVDLRALVDNKGISYGTGLTQRGRYSGGTRLYTLFNHTQYTRHENVEIVLWDYREDLDKICIYNSQGKVLDFIIEGSHFNQYWGHWFTKLIVKPEIPAFGYEVIIISSDGEGHEKSKIDTDSRTKTPPKYCLENRYISVTFDPVTMDIISLYSKLEDCELLSEKGSNFRYIKEDSKTASAWVIGDYVTVDNCLKEVTERKFENNALYARASFKMKVNGSILEVMYTIGCDDQHIHVHVKNHWNEIGCEGFTPQLQYKLDLKNPCKTYSFNVPMGLVDREPANDDLAGLDFAYANQPSSCGLYVCSDSKYGYRTLENSMALSLIRSSRSPNSHPENGTHLTDFIIGTGDITDAYREASFLNIPVESVNIPLNQTGQLPLNKSFMSLDTTSIIITSVKKAQNGEGIIIKFYLNSDQDEKILLRLPKTIKGAYLSDVLENALQELTNYNENKLILIAKARGLSIIRVIFD; from the coding sequence ATGAAGAAAAGGGATGATTTAGGACACCACTGGCAACAGATGGTTCAGGTATACAATCCTGAACGACAACAGAAACCTTATTGGGAAGACCGGTGTCTGCAACAGCTAAAGATGGCTGGTGAATACGTCAAACACATGGATGATCGTTATGGTGATCTGGTTGAAGAAACAGCAGTTTATGTCAATGAATACATGGAGAAACATGCCTATGTTTCGAAAGAGGTTTGTGAAGAGGTAGAAAAACGTCTTACAGTATTGTCAGGACCCCTGAAAGGCATTAAGGTTCACTGTGTTAGCCATGCCCATATAGATATGAACTGGATGTGGGGATTTCATGAAACAGTAGAAGTGGTTCTTGCAACCCTGGATACCATGGTAAATCTCCTTGAAGAATATCCTGATTTCACGTTTTCCCAATCTCAGGCATCTGTTTACAGAATCGTTGAACGTTATGACCAAAACCTTTTAGAGAAGATCAAAAAATATGTAAAAGAAGGGCGTTTTGAAATATCAGCGTCAACTTGGGTGGAGCACGATAAGAACATGGTGGGTAGTGAATCTTTTGCCAGGCATCTCCTATACACAAGAAACTATCTTTGTGATACATTTGATATGAAGCCTGAGGATTTTACCATTGATTTTGAACCGGATACTTTTGGGCATTCTGCTTTTGTACCTGATGTTTTAAGTCAAGCAGGCATCAAGTATTATTATCATTGTAGAGGACTTAATGATACATACCTTTATAAGTGGATTTCGCCAAGTGGGGCATCTATCATTGGTTATTCAGAACCTGTATGGTATGGAAATTCCATAACAACTGGGTCATTTATCCATATCCCTATGCTTGCTAAAGAAATAGGCATCAATGAGACCATGTTTGTTTATGGTGTTGGTGACCACGGTGGAGGACCAAGTAGACAGGATATACAACGAATAAGAGACATAAGCTCTTGGCCATTAATGCCTAACCTTGTCTTTAGTACCTACAAAAACTTTTTTGATGCTGTTGCAGAGCGGGAACCTTATCTTCCTGTGGTAGAAGGTGAAATCAATCCGCTTTTTACGGGCTGTTATACCTCCACATCAAGGATTAAGATGGCAAATAAGTATGGGGAAAAATCACTCATGAGCACAGAATTTGCTGCGACTATGGCGAATCAAATCAATGAACATCCTTATGATTTCAAAGGTCTTGAGTCATCTTGGGAAAAACATTTGTTCAACCAGTTCCATGACATTTTACCTGGGTGTGGGATAAATTTTACACTTGAACATGCATTGGGTAATTTTCAAGAAATATTGGCTGTCAACAATGTGATTAAACGAAAAGCACTTGAAGCCATTGCTTCTAATATAGATACGAGACATATCCGTCATGAGACTGCAGAAACAGGAACTGCTGAGTCAGCAGGATTTGGAGTTGATTTGAGAGCACTTGTGGATAACAAAGGTATATCCTATGGAACAGGCCTGACGCAAAGAGGTAGATACAGCGGTGGAACAAGACTATATACCTTATTCAATCATACACAGTACACAAGGCATGAAAACGTGGAAATCGTGCTCTGGGATTACAGAGAAGACCTTGACAAAATCTGTATTTACAATAGTCAAGGTAAGGTATTAGACTTCATCATTGAAGGTTCCCATTTTAATCAGTACTGGGGTCATTGGTTTACAAAACTAATTGTAAAGCCAGAGATACCAGCTTTTGGTTACGAGGTTATTATAATCTCTTCTGATGGGGAAGGACATGAAAAATCTAAAATAGACACGGATTCTCGTACAAAAACACCACCTAAATATTGTTTGGAAAACCGTTATATTAGCGTGACATTTGATCCGGTGACTATGGATATTATATCGTTATACTCAAAGTTAGAGGATTGTGAATTGTTATCAGAAAAAGGGTCTAATTTTAGATACATTAAGGAAGACAGCAAAACTGCCAGTGCTTGGGTTATAGGAGATTATGTTACGGTAGACAATTGTTTGAAAGAAGTAACAGAAAGAAAATTTGAAAACAATGCACTTTATGCCAGAGCTAGCTTCAAAATGAAGGTGAATGGGTCCATTCTTGAAGTGATGTATACAATCGGGTGCGATGATCAACATATTCATGTACATGTAAAGAATCATTGGAATGAAATAGGTTGTGAGGGTTTTACACCGCAGCTTCAATATAAACTTGACCTTAAGAATCCGTGTAAAACATATAGTTTTAATGTTCCAATGGGTCTTGTGGATAGAGAGCCTGCAAATGATGATTTAGCAGGACTTGACTTCGCTTATGCTAATCAGCCTTCTAGCTGTGGCCTGTATGTATGTAGTGATTCAAAATATGGTTATCGTACTTTGGAGAACTCTATGGCACTGAGCCTCATTCGTAGTTCTAGAAGCCCTAATTCCCATCCGGAAAATGGGACGCACTTGACAGATTTTATTATAGGAACAGGTGACATTACAGATGCTTACAGGGAGGCAAGTTTCCTTAATATACCAGTGGAATCTGTAAATATACCACTTAATCAAACAGGGCAACTTCCGTTGAACAAGTCGTTTATGTCTTTGGATACAACAAGCATAATAATTACCTCTGTCAAGAAGGCACAAAACGGAGAAGGCATCATCATCAAGTTCTACTTAAATAGTGATCAAGATGAAAAGATCTTATTAAGACTACCAAAAACAATTAAAGGGGCTTACCTTTCTGACGTATTAGAAAACGCTTTACAAGAGCTAACAAATTATAATGAGAATAAGCTTATTCTGATAGCTAAGGCTAGAGGGTTATCGATCATTAGAGTGATATTCGATTAG
- a CDS encoding cobalamin B12-binding domain-containing protein, whose product MDIFEKIQTSLIESDEVTFMARIESALERGFEPLEVLNKGLIVGMTKVSKICEKKMIFIPEMLKISEIFTKGYNRLLTLIKTNEDLAVGKVVVACNKDDLHDFGKNIFILALKLKGFHVIDLGIDTDEQDVIDTCIREDADFICLSMTLPWKRKGIFGRMSKIQASGLCERLVVGGAGVDEDFEKQFHILLFENNPYIAADKMYNILIESKGNKTNG is encoded by the coding sequence ATGGATATATTCGAGAAAATTCAGACAAGTCTCATTGAATCAGATGAAGTGACATTTATGGCTCGAATAGAATCAGCTCTAGAAAGAGGATTCGAGCCTTTAGAAGTGTTGAATAAGGGTCTGATTGTTGGCATGACAAAGGTGTCAAAGATCTGTGAGAAAAAGATGATTTTTATACCTGAGATGCTTAAGATTTCAGAGATTTTTACGAAGGGGTATAATCGGTTATTAACGCTTATAAAAACCAATGAAGATCTGGCAGTGGGTAAGGTTGTTGTAGCGTGTAACAAAGATGACCTTCATGATTTTGGCAAGAATATATTTATACTGGCATTGAAACTTAAAGGATTTCATGTTATTGATCTTGGTATTGATACTGACGAACAAGATGTGATAGATACTTGTATTAGAGAAGATGCAGATTTCATCTGTCTCAGCATGACGTTGCCATGGAAGAGAAAAGGTATATTTGGGCGAATGAGTAAAATACAGGCTAGTGGACTTTGCGAACGTTTAGTAGTCGGAGGTGCAGGTGTTGATGAGGATTTTGAGAAGCAGTTTCATATATTGTTATTCGAAAACAATCCATACATTGCAGCTGATAAAATGTACAATATTTTGATAGAAAGTAAAGGTAATAAGACAAATGGTTGA
- a CDS encoding DUF624 domain-containing protein, with product MVDSLRSSALTFGFWAYRLVILNIYFIIFTVLGLIIFGALPATIAVYQLIHERSNANPWQMFKVFLDIYKSNMVKSIPLTLILLALIISGSYALFLMDANLDLLEFSQYIVLLISFMMLSFMSIAILTFSLALNLKLSLRLIDNLKLTLTFMVTKFYIPLIIVVLDSLLIFIYMNQGMLFYAIGIPSFLTVSMLTLEQFFFPTLKKLQEKQKE from the coding sequence ATGGTTGATTCCTTAAGAAGTTCTGCCCTTACATTTGGATTTTGGGCATATAGACTCGTTATACTTAATATATACTTTATCATTTTTACAGTATTGGGACTGATTATCTTTGGTGCGCTACCTGCAACAATAGCTGTGTACCAGCTTATACATGAGCGTTCTAATGCGAATCCATGGCAAATGTTTAAAGTATTTTTAGACATATACAAGTCCAATATGGTAAAGAGCATACCTTTGACGCTTATTTTATTGGCGTTGATCATATCCGGTAGCTACGCTTTATTTTTGATGGATGCCAACCTGGATTTATTGGAATTTAGCCAATACATTGTGCTGCTCATCAGTTTTATGATGCTTTCGTTTATGAGTATAGCCATACTAACATTTTCATTGGCTCTAAATCTGAAACTATCCTTAAGGCTGATAGATAATTTAAAGTTAACCTTAACGTTCATGGTAACTAAGTTTTATATACCATTGATTATAGTTGTTCTTGATTCACTTTTGATATTCATCTACATGAATCAGGGCATGTTATTCTACGCTATCGGCATACCATCATTTCTTACAGTGTCCATGCTGACATTGGAGCAGTTTTTCTTCCCAACCTTAAAGAAACTTCAGGAAAAACAAAAGGAATAG